One Deinococcus roseus DNA window includes the following coding sequences:
- a CDS encoding ribose-phosphate diphosphokinase encodes MFANQRPLKVFSGQSNKALAQEVCDNLGIPLGQSETQKFNNDNIIVRYKESLREADVFIVQALSSPTSDNLMELLLMIDAAKSASAYRVTAVIPYYSYARSDKKDEPRISISARLVADLIQTAGADRVLTMTLHSPQVHGFFKVPVDHLSSEVVIANHLITHIDNVQEGVVLATDAGDIKRASALARRLNANLAFIDKRRLSDTNVQARGLIGDVKDRKVFVVDDEISTAGSLVEAVHVAKAAGATDVYVAVTHGVYVGPAVERIAGLDAVEVCSTNTVEVPEWKMEQGKKLKVLTVAPIFAEAIQRIHTGESVSSLFE; translated from the coding sequence GTGTTTGCCAATCAACGTCCCCTGAAAGTGTTTTCAGGTCAAAGCAATAAAGCACTCGCACAGGAAGTCTGTGACAACCTGGGGATCCCCCTGGGCCAGAGTGAAACCCAGAAATTCAACAACGACAACATCATTGTGCGTTACAAAGAGTCCCTGCGTGAAGCCGATGTTTTCATTGTGCAGGCCCTGAGTTCCCCCACCAGCGACAACCTGATGGAGCTCCTGCTGATGATTGACGCGGCCAAGAGTGCTTCTGCTTACCGGGTCACTGCGGTGATTCCTTACTACTCTTACGCCAGAAGCGACAAGAAGGACGAGCCCCGCATCTCCATCTCTGCGCGTCTGGTCGCTGACCTGATCCAGACCGCAGGTGCAGACCGGGTGCTGACCATGACCCTGCACAGCCCCCAGGTGCACGGTTTCTTCAAGGTGCCTGTGGACCACCTGTCTTCTGAAGTGGTGATCGCCAACCACCTGATCACCCACATCGACAACGTGCAGGAAGGCGTGGTGCTGGCCACCGACGCTGGAGACATCAAACGTGCCTCTGCACTGGCCCGTCGCCTGAATGCCAACCTGGCCTTTATTGACAAGCGCAGGCTGTCAGACACCAATGTGCAGGCCCGTGGCCTGATTGGGGACGTCAAGGACCGCAAGGTCTTTGTGGTGGACGATGAAATCTCCACCGCAGGCTCTCTGGTGGAGGCCGTGCATGTGGCCAAAGCTGCCGGGGCCACCGATGTGTATGTGGCCGTGACCCACGGGGTGTATGTTGGCCCTGCTGTGGAACGCATTGCCGGTCTGGACGCGGTAGAAGTGTGCAGCACCAACACCGTGGAAGTCCCCGAGTGGAAAATGGAGCAGGGCAAGAAACTGAAAGTGCTGACCGTGGCTCCCATTTTTGCCGAGGCCATCCAGCGCATCCACACCGGCGAGTCGGTGTCTTCTCTGTTTGAATGA
- a CDS encoding inorganic phosphate transporter, with translation MPDAALIGLIALIILALAFDFINGFHDTANAIATSVATRVLSPGQAVLMAGVLNVVGALTGSAVAKTVGKDIIPPESATLELVGAALISAIIWNLFTWWKGIPSSSSHALVFSIVGAGVAQGGWKLIQFKGVNKTLTGLWTSPILGFLIPIVLMIILLWVIARWRPKTVSRVFAKLQIVSAAFMAFSHGSNDAQKTMGIITMALAAYMGWSGNEWDVPTWVVLSCAAAMGLGTSIGGWRIIKTMGHKVVDLKPVDGFVAEISAATIIETASHLGIPVSTTHVISTSIMGVGTTKGMGKVNWGIAGRIVSAWIITIPTCIAVGWLCFKLLDLFVR, from the coding sequence ATGCCTGATGCTGCCCTGATCGGTCTGATTGCCCTGATCATTCTGGCCCTGGCCTTTGATTTCATCAACGGCTTTCACGATACCGCCAATGCCATTGCCACCAGTGTGGCCACCCGGGTGCTTTCTCCGGGTCAAGCCGTACTGATGGCCGGGGTCCTGAATGTGGTCGGTGCCCTCACGGGAAGTGCTGTGGCCAAAACGGTGGGGAAAGACATCATCCCGCCAGAATCCGCCACCCTGGAACTGGTGGGGGCGGCCCTGATTTCTGCCATCATCTGGAATTTGTTCACCTGGTGGAAAGGCATTCCCAGCAGCTCCAGCCATGCCCTGGTGTTCTCCATTGTGGGCGCAGGGGTGGCACAGGGCGGCTGGAAACTCATTCAGTTCAAAGGGGTCAACAAAACACTCACGGGACTCTGGACCTCTCCCATCCTGGGCTTCCTGATTCCCATCGTGCTGATGATCATCCTCTTGTGGGTGATTGCCCGCTGGAGACCCAAGACGGTTTCCAGGGTGTTTGCCAAACTGCAGATTGTTTCTGCCGCGTTCATGGCTTTCAGCCACGGCAGCAACGACGCCCAGAAAACCATGGGCATCATCACCATGGCCCTGGCCGCTTATATGGGCTGGAGCGGCAACGAGTGGGACGTGCCCACCTGGGTGGTGCTTTCCTGCGCAGCCGCAATGGGTCTGGGCACCTCCATTGGAGGATGGCGCATCATCAAAACCATGGGACACAAGGTCGTGGACCTGAAACCCGTGGACGGCTTTGTTGCAGAGATCAGTGCTGCCACCATCATTGAAACCGCCAGCCACCTGGGCATTCCGGTGTCCACCACCCACGTGATCTCCACCAGCATCATGGGGGTGGGAACCACCAAAGGCATGGGCAAGGTGAACTGGGGCATTGCAGGGCGAATTGTGTCTGCCTGGATCATCACCATTCCCACCTGCATTGCCGTGGGCTGGCTGTGCTTCAAGCTGCTGGATTTGTTTGTGCGGTAA
- a CDS encoding Lrp/AsnC family transcriptional regulator, which translates to MEIKSLDQTDLKILHALQENARASFAEIAKQVGLTAPAVTERIRKLEHAGVITGYRTELDLRQLGFDVQALILIEVTYKDEQAFMRYAGEKQEVLECHHLLGQSAFSLKVCVKKMLDLEALIRELMKFGQTTTHILLSEVVPRRSVF; encoded by the coding sequence ATGGAAATCAAAAGTCTGGACCAGACCGATCTCAAAATCCTGCATGCCCTGCAGGAAAATGCCCGTGCCAGCTTTGCCGAGATTGCCAAACAGGTGGGCCTCACTGCGCCAGCCGTGACCGAAAGGATCCGCAAGCTGGAACATGCCGGGGTGATCACCGGATACCGCACCGAACTGGATTTGCGGCAACTGGGCTTTGACGTGCAGGCCCTGATCCTCATTGAAGTCACCTACAAAGACGAGCAGGCCTTCATGCGGTATGCCGGCGAAAAACAGGAGGTGCTGGAATGCCACCACCTGCTGGGCCAGAGTGCTTTCTCCCTGAAGGTGTGCGTCAAAAAGATGCTGGATCTGGAAGCCCTCATCCGCGAATTGATGAAATTCGGGCAGACCACCACCCACATTCTGCTGTCAGAAGTGGTGCCCAGGCGCAGTGTTTTTTGA
- a CDS encoding DUF47 domain-containing protein, with amino-acid sequence MVLSRFLPKNPEFIQMFVKSAKNAHETAIALSDLMDNYVDVENKVRKIRDLEHIGDNITHDLTNALTTTFVTPFDRDDIMMLASRLDDLVDSIEEAARRMWLYRMPSPTPEAQRLAKIIAGQTLALAESMHMLIDARHSETLRDVVKKVTSLEDDGDQILDEVLAKLYDGVQDIKGVISSIRWGELYQYLEDATDRAQDVAYTIEGILLKNA; translated from the coding sequence ATGGTTTTGTCACGCTTTTTACCCAAAAACCCCGAGTTCATTCAGATGTTCGTGAAGTCGGCCAAAAATGCCCATGAAACGGCCATTGCCCTGTCTGACCTCATGGACAATTATGTGGACGTTGAAAACAAAGTCCGCAAAATCCGCGATCTGGAGCACATCGGAGACAACATCACCCACGACCTCACCAACGCCCTGACCACCACTTTTGTGACCCCTTTTGACCGGGACGACATCATGATGCTGGCCAGCCGTCTGGACGATCTGGTGGACTCCATTGAGGAAGCCGCCCGCCGCATGTGGTTGTACCGCATGCCCTCCCCCACCCCGGAAGCCCAGCGTCTGGCAAAAATCATTGCCGGGCAAACCCTGGCCCTGGCCGAATCCATGCACATGCTGATCGATGCCAGACACAGTGAAACCCTTCGCGATGTGGTCAAGAAAGTCACCTCCCTGGAAGACGACGGCGACCAGATTCTGGATGAAGTGCTGGCCAAACTCTACGACGGGGTGCAGGACATCAAAGGTGTGATCAGCTCCATCCGCTGGGGCGAGCTGTACCAGTACCTTGAAGATGCCACCGACCGTGCCCAGGATGTGGCCTACACCATCGAAGGAATCCTGCTCAAAAATGCCTGA
- the rocD gene encoding ornithine--oxo-acid transaminase: MNTQDYVFLDEAHGAHNYHPLDVVIERGEGVWVHDVEGKKYLDCLSAYSAVNQGHCHPRILKAMIEQASKVTLTSRAFRNDQMGLFLKELCEFTGYEMTLPMNTGAEAVETALKAARKWGYQVKGIAENQAQIIVANGNFHGRTTTVVSFSTEEQYKKDFGPFTPGFLAVEYGSIEALKAAITPDTAAILLEPIQGEGGVIIPPEGYLRAVRALCDSHNILFIADEIQSGLGRSGARFACDHEGVRPDMVILGKALSGGFYPVSAVVADQTVLGLFKPGDHGSTFAGNPLGAAVAREALKVLQEENLIEHSRDLGAYLKAELEKIDSPVIDFVRGRGLWIGLVLKEPARLYCEALREQGILCKETHVNVIRIAPPLVIEKAELDHLVQVLKDVLQPQTIQQTIL, encoded by the coding sequence GTGAACACACAAGATTATGTTTTTCTGGATGAAGCCCATGGAGCCCACAACTACCACCCCCTCGATGTGGTGATCGAACGGGGTGAGGGCGTGTGGGTGCATGACGTGGAAGGCAAGAAGTACCTGGATTGCCTGAGCGCCTACAGTGCCGTGAACCAGGGCCACTGTCACCCCAGAATTTTGAAGGCCATGATCGAGCAGGCCAGCAAAGTCACCCTCACGTCCAGGGCGTTCAGGAACGACCAGATGGGCCTCTTTTTGAAGGAACTCTGTGAATTCACGGGCTATGAAATGACCCTCCCCATGAACACTGGAGCCGAAGCCGTGGAAACCGCCCTCAAAGCCGCCCGCAAATGGGGGTATCAGGTCAAGGGCATTGCAGAGAACCAGGCCCAGATCATCGTGGCGAATGGCAATTTCCATGGTCGCACCACCACCGTGGTTTCTTTCTCCACCGAAGAACAGTACAAAAAAGATTTCGGACCTTTCACACCGGGTTTTCTGGCTGTGGAATATGGAAGCATTGAGGCCCTGAAGGCTGCCATCACCCCTGATACAGCAGCCATTCTGCTGGAACCCATTCAGGGTGAGGGGGGCGTGATCATTCCTCCAGAGGGGTACCTGCGTGCAGTGCGTGCCCTCTGTGATTCGCACAACATCCTGTTCATTGCCGATGAAATCCAGTCCGGTCTGGGCCGCAGTGGTGCCCGTTTTGCCTGCGACCATGAAGGGGTGCGTCCAGACATGGTGATCCTGGGGAAAGCCCTCTCTGGTGGGTTTTATCCCGTTTCCGCTGTGGTGGCAGATCAGACCGTGCTGGGATTGTTCAAGCCTGGCGACCACGGCTCCACCTTTGCAGGGAATCCGCTGGGGGCTGCAGTGGCCCGTGAAGCCCTCAAAGTCCTGCAGGAAGAAAACCTGATTGAGCATTCGCGTGACCTTGGAGCTTACCTGAAAGCAGAACTGGAAAAGATCGACAGCCCGGTCATTGATTTTGTGCGGGGCAGAGGGTTATGGATTGGTCTGGTCCTGAAAGAACCTGCCCGCCTTTACTGCGAAGCACTGCGTGAACAGGGAATCTTGTGCAAAGAAACCCATGTGAATGTGATTCGCATTGCCCCTCCTCTGGTGATCGAGAAGGCAGAACTGGACCATCTGGTGCAGGTTCTGAAAGACGTGTTGCAACCCCAGACCATCCAGCAAACAATTTTATAA